One genomic segment of Panicum virgatum strain AP13 chromosome 2N, P.virgatum_v5, whole genome shotgun sequence includes these proteins:
- the LOC120660660 gene encoding uncharacterized protein LOC120660660 — MPNAIPACFRAAAAPGGRAGRASATAPSGSGSGTASSGAGTSLATSVYETRLGLAALSWSRAALGLSLRAVLRVSAGDDEDDDGDGGGEDGEEATVAVRVRPWLLWRRRGSKRFRVRDRRVDLAWDLSRARFPPSGSPEPSSGYFVAVVVDGEIAVVAGDMAEEAYRKTRARRPPGPGPVLVSRREHVSMRDAGAGRGHRTCVLVRGKEREISVDLVSRGQGQPKEQRDRDRDRAEVGMSVSVDGERVLHVRRLRWKFRGSEKVDLGGGDRVLVSWDLHNWLFPARDASPPDAAAAAAPPAHAHAVFVFRFELADGGSGEERDSADARAKEVPDKAGRGGWAGYVGRWGRGRDWSESSSNGEKRRKRGPARRLAMASSSSSASVASSSASWASGSTVMDWGSPEDAELQRGDGFSLLVYAWKN; from the coding sequence ATGCCCAACGCGATACCGGCCTGCttccgcgccgcggcggcgccgggcggccgggcgggcCGGGCGTCGGCCACGGCGCCCTCGGGGTCCGGGAGCGGGACGGCCTCCTCGGGGGCGGGGACCAGCCTCGCCACGTCCGTCTACGAGACGCGCCTCGGCCTGGCCGCGCTGTCCTGGTCGCGCGCCGCGCTCGGGCTCAGCCTCCGCGCCGTGCTCCGCGtctccgccggcgacgacgaggacgacgacggcgacggtggTGGCGAGGACGGGGAGGAGGCGACCGTGGCCGTGCGCGTGCGCCCGTGgctgctgtggcggcggcgcgggtccaAGCGCTTCCGCGTGCGGGACCGCCGGGTGGACCTGGCCTGGGACCTGTCGCGCGCGCGGTTCCCGCCCTCGGGCTCCCCCGAGCCCTCGTCGGGCTACTTTGTCGCCGTCGTCGTGGACGGCGAGATAGCGGTCGTGGCGGGGGACATGGCGGAGGAGGCGTACAGGAAGACCagggcgcgccgcccgccgggcccGGGGCCCGTCCTCGTCTCGCGCCGCGAGCACGTGTCCATGCGCGACgcgggcgccggccgcggccaccgGACCTGCGTCCTCGTGCGCGGCAAGGAGCGGGAGATCTCGGTGGATCTCGTCTCGCGGGGCCAGGGGCAGCCCAAGGAGCAGCGGGACAGGGACAGAGACAGGGCCGAGGTCGGCATGTCCGTctccgtcgacggcgagcgcgtGCTCCACGTCCGCCGCCTGCGCTGGAAGTTCCGCGGATCCGAGAAGGTggacctcggcggcggcgaccgcgtccTCGTCTCCTGGGACCTCCACAACTGGCTCTTCCCCGCGCGCGACGCCTCgccccccgacgccgccgcggccgcggccccgcccgcgcacgcgcacgccgtcTTCGTCTTCCGCTTCGAGCTCGctgacggcggcagcggcgaggagcGCGACTCGGCCGACGCCAGGGCGAAGGAGGTGCCCGACAAGGCCGGGAGAGGCGGCTGGGCGGGCTACGTTGGCAGGTGGGGGAGAGGAAGGGACTGGAGCGAGAGCAGCAGCAATGGCGAGAAGCGGAGGAAGAGGGGGCCGGCCCGCAGGCTGGCCATGGCGAGCTCCTCCTCGTCGGCGTCAGTGGCGTCGTCCTCCGCGTCGTGGGCGAGCGGCTCCACGGTCATGGACTGGGGCAGCCCCGAGgacgccgagctgcagcgcggcGACGGCTTCTCCCTCCTCGTCTACGCCTGGAAGAACTAG